A window of Epinephelus fuscoguttatus linkage group LG24, E.fuscoguttatus.final_Chr_v1 contains these coding sequences:
- the LOC125885042 gene encoding rho guanine nucleotide exchange factor 7-like isoform X2, with amino-acid sequence MNSAEQTVTWLITLGVLESPKKSISDPEAFLQTSLQDGAVLCKLLERLKPGTVDKFFQEPRGESECQRNITEFIKGCGAFGVEPFEVNDLLQGLNFSKVLNSLVALNKATEDLGVSEDSVCVPHSSHLRIKSFDSLNTQSRSSKVLQPQYRSLDMSEGSGCGHVLVKARFAFQQTNEDELSFSKGDIISVSRQEDGGWWEGSLNGNSGWFPSNYVRELKGSDKTLDKPKSGTLKSPPKGFDTTIISKTYYNVVLQNILEAESEYSRELQSLLGSYLRSLHPTDRLSSIDIGHIQGNLEEISTFQQMLVQSLEEHTKLPENQQRIGGFFLNLMPQMKILYVAYCSNHPSAVNILTQHSEELGEFMESKGASSPGILTLTTSLSKPFTRLERYPTLLKELDRHMEDQHPDRADLIAAMMDFKTLAAKCQEVRKKKDLELQILTEPIRNWEGDDIRTLGPVLHMSQATVHTQNCQESNERYLVLFPHTLLMLSASLRMSGFIYQGRMPLTGMLISRIEDGETLKNAFEISGGQCERMQVACNSQQELQDWLDLLTKHTHTPASHTHSHKPQSVCHTLPSHPATPSRHSESRGASTGNTYHTLPHPSSFGSTLSSSSPMWGPLEQPSTPKPWSLSCLRPAPPLRPSAALCFKEDMSKSPKNMKKLLPKRKPERKPSEEDFTVRKSTAALEEDAQILKVIEAYCTSAKTRQTLNSRSSRKDVHMLFPDEEKIIVEETRSNGQTVVEERSLVDTVYSLKDEVQELKQDNKRMKRTLEEEQRARKELERIVRRVLKSMNDPTWDETNL; translated from the exons ATGAATTCGGCCGAACAGACTGTAACGTGGCTCATCACACTGGGGGTCCTGGAGTCTCCCAAGAAGAGCATCTCGGATCCAGAGGCTTTCCTCCAAACGTCTCTGCAGGATGGAGCGGTGTTGTGCAAGCTGCTGGAGCGACTTAAACCCGGGACGGTGGACAAA TTTTTCCAGGAACCGAGGGGCGAAAGCGAGTGTCAGAGGAACATCACCGAGTTTATTAAAGGCTGCGGGGCTTTCGGTGTGGAG CCTTTTGAGGTCAATGACCTCCTGCAGGGACTCAACTTCTCCAAGGTCCTAAACTCCTTGGTTGCCCTCAACAAAGCTACTGAAG ATTTAGGAGTTTctgaggacagtgtgtgtgtgccgcaCTCCTCCCACTTGAGGATCAAGTCATTTGACTCTCTGAACACTCAGAGTCGCTCCTCCAAAGTGCTGCAGCCTCAGTACCGCAGCCTG gaCATGTCGGAGGGCAGTGGGTGCGGCCACGTGCTGGTCAAGGCGCGCTTTGCTTTCCAGCAGACCAATGAGGACGAACTCTCCTTCTCCAAGGGCGACATCATCAGCGTGAGCCGACAGGAGGACGGGGGCTGGTGGGAAGGCTCGCTCAATGGCAACTCTGGATGGTTCCCCAGCAACTATGTACGGGAGCTGAAGGGAAGCG ACAAGACATTAGACAAGCCAAAGTCTGGGACACTGAAAAGCCCCCCCAAAGGTTTtgacaccaccatcatcagTAAGACCTACTACAATGTG GTCCTGCAAAACATCCTGGAAGCAGAGAGTGAGTATTCGagggagctgcagagtctccTGGGCTCTTACCTGCGCTCACTTCACCCCACAGACAG ACTCAGCAGCATTGACATCGGTCACATTCAGGGAAATCTGGAGGAGATCTCGACCTTCCAGCAGATGTTGGTTCAGTCCTTGGAGGAGCATACAAA gcTCCCAGAGAACCAGCAGAGGATCGGGGGGTTCTTCTTGAATCTGATGCCCCAGATGAAGATCCTCTATGTGGCCTACTGCTCCAACCACCCGTCTGCAGTCAACATACTCACACAACACAG TGAGGAGCTAGGGGAGTTCATGGAGTCAAAGGGGGCGTCCAGTCCTGGGATCCTCACTCTGACCACCAGTCTGAGTAAACCCTTCACCAGACTGGAGAGATACCCAACGCTGCTGAAAGAGCTGGACAGACACATGGAG gACCAGCACCCTGACAGAGCTGATCTCATTGCTGCCATGATGGACTTTAAAACCCTTGCG GCTAAGTGCCAGGaggtgaggaagaagaaagaccTGGAGTTGCAGATATTAACGGAGCCAATCAGAAACTGGGAGGGGGATGACATCAGAACCCTCGGCCCTGTTCTCCACATGTCCCAGGCCACGGTCCACACGCAGAACTGTCAG GAGTCAAACGAACGCTACCTCGTCCTCTTCCCTCACACTCTGCTCATGCTTTCTGCTAGCCTGAGAATGAGTGGATTCATCTATCAG GGACGGATGCCACTGACAGGGATGCTCATCTCCAGAATAGAAGACGGGGAAACCCTGAAGAATGCATTTGAAATATCCG GTGGCCAGTGTGAGCGCATGCAGGTGGCATGTAACAGTCAGCAAGAACTACAGGACTGGCTCGACCTcctcaccaaacacacacacactccagcctcgcacacacactcgcacaagCCCCAGTCCGTCTGTCACACA CTGCCCTCTCACCCAGCCACTCCATCCAGACACTCGGAGTCTCGTGGAGCGAGTACAGGAAACACCTACCACACTCTTCCCCATCCTTCTTCATTTGGGTCcaccctcagcagcagcagtcccaTGTGGGGGCCCCTGGAGCAACCGAGCACCCCTAAACCCTGGAGCCTGAGCTGCCTTCGCCCTGCGCCTCCACTCCGGCCCTCAGCTGCTCTCTGCTTCAAGGAG GATATGAGTAAGAGTCCAAAGAACATGAAAAAGCTGCTACCTAAGAGAAAGCCAGAGAGGAAACCTTCAGAGGAGGACTTCACTGTCAGAAAAA GTACAGCGGCTCTAGAGGAGGACGCTCAGATACTGAAAGTGATCGAGGCCTATTGTACCAGCGCCAAGACACGACAGACTCTCAACTCCa GGTCCAGCAGGAAGGATGTACACATGTTGTTCCCGGACGAGGAGAAGATCATAGTGGAGGAGACCAGGAGCAACGGACAAACTGTGGTGGAGGAGAG GAGTCTGGTGGACACTGTGTACAGCCTGAAAGATGAGGTCCAGGAACTCAAACAG GACAacaagaggatgaagaggacactggaggaggagcagcGAGCGAGGAAAGAGCTGGAGAGGATTGTCAGGAGAGTCCTAAAGAGCATGAACGACCCAACCTGGGACGAGACTAACCTCTGA
- the LOC125885042 gene encoding rho guanine nucleotide exchange factor 7-like isoform X1, with amino-acid sequence MNSAEQTVTWLITLGVLESPKKSISDPEAFLQTSLQDGAVLCKLLERLKPGTVDKFFQEPRGESECQRNITEFIKGCGAFGVEPFEVNDLLQGLNFSKVLNSLVALNKATEDLGVSEDSVCVPHSSHLRIKSFDSLNTQSRSSKVLQPQYRSLDMSEGSGCGHVLVKARFAFQQTNEDELSFSKGDIISVSRQEDGGWWEGSLNGNSGWFPSNYVRELKGSDKTLDKPKSGTLKSPPKGFDTTIISKTYYNVVLQNILEAESEYSRELQSLLGSYLRSLHPTDRLSSIDIGHIQGNLEEISTFQQMLVQSLEEHTKLPENQQRIGGFFLNLMPQMKILYVAYCSNHPSAVNILTQHSEELGEFMESKGASSPGILTLTTSLSKPFTRLERYPTLLKELDRHMEDQHPDRADLIAAMMDFKTLAAKCQEVRKKKDLELQILTEPIRNWEGDDIRTLGPVLHMSQATVHTQNCQYVVFDFQESNERYLVLFPHTLLMLSASLRMSGFIYQGRMPLTGMLISRIEDGETLKNAFEISGGQCERMQVACNSQQELQDWLDLLTKHTHTPASHTHSHKPQSVCHTLPSHPATPSRHSESRGASTGNTYHTLPHPSSFGSTLSSSSPMWGPLEQPSTPKPWSLSCLRPAPPLRPSAALCFKEDMSKSPKNMKKLLPKRKPERKPSEEDFTVRKSTAALEEDAQILKVIEAYCTSAKTRQTLNSRSSRKDVHMLFPDEEKIIVEETRSNGQTVVEERSLVDTVYSLKDEVQELKQDNKRMKRTLEEEQRARKELERIVRRVLKSMNDPTWDETNL; translated from the exons ATGAATTCGGCCGAACAGACTGTAACGTGGCTCATCACACTGGGGGTCCTGGAGTCTCCCAAGAAGAGCATCTCGGATCCAGAGGCTTTCCTCCAAACGTCTCTGCAGGATGGAGCGGTGTTGTGCAAGCTGCTGGAGCGACTTAAACCCGGGACGGTGGACAAA TTTTTCCAGGAACCGAGGGGCGAAAGCGAGTGTCAGAGGAACATCACCGAGTTTATTAAAGGCTGCGGGGCTTTCGGTGTGGAG CCTTTTGAGGTCAATGACCTCCTGCAGGGACTCAACTTCTCCAAGGTCCTAAACTCCTTGGTTGCCCTCAACAAAGCTACTGAAG ATTTAGGAGTTTctgaggacagtgtgtgtgtgccgcaCTCCTCCCACTTGAGGATCAAGTCATTTGACTCTCTGAACACTCAGAGTCGCTCCTCCAAAGTGCTGCAGCCTCAGTACCGCAGCCTG gaCATGTCGGAGGGCAGTGGGTGCGGCCACGTGCTGGTCAAGGCGCGCTTTGCTTTCCAGCAGACCAATGAGGACGAACTCTCCTTCTCCAAGGGCGACATCATCAGCGTGAGCCGACAGGAGGACGGGGGCTGGTGGGAAGGCTCGCTCAATGGCAACTCTGGATGGTTCCCCAGCAACTATGTACGGGAGCTGAAGGGAAGCG ACAAGACATTAGACAAGCCAAAGTCTGGGACACTGAAAAGCCCCCCCAAAGGTTTtgacaccaccatcatcagTAAGACCTACTACAATGTG GTCCTGCAAAACATCCTGGAAGCAGAGAGTGAGTATTCGagggagctgcagagtctccTGGGCTCTTACCTGCGCTCACTTCACCCCACAGACAG ACTCAGCAGCATTGACATCGGTCACATTCAGGGAAATCTGGAGGAGATCTCGACCTTCCAGCAGATGTTGGTTCAGTCCTTGGAGGAGCATACAAA gcTCCCAGAGAACCAGCAGAGGATCGGGGGGTTCTTCTTGAATCTGATGCCCCAGATGAAGATCCTCTATGTGGCCTACTGCTCCAACCACCCGTCTGCAGTCAACATACTCACACAACACAG TGAGGAGCTAGGGGAGTTCATGGAGTCAAAGGGGGCGTCCAGTCCTGGGATCCTCACTCTGACCACCAGTCTGAGTAAACCCTTCACCAGACTGGAGAGATACCCAACGCTGCTGAAAGAGCTGGACAGACACATGGAG gACCAGCACCCTGACAGAGCTGATCTCATTGCTGCCATGATGGACTTTAAAACCCTTGCG GCTAAGTGCCAGGaggtgaggaagaagaaagaccTGGAGTTGCAGATATTAACGGAGCCAATCAGAAACTGGGAGGGGGATGACATCAGAACCCTCGGCCCTGTTCTCCACATGTCCCAGGCCACGGTCCACACGCAGAACTGTCAG TATGTTGTTTTTGATTTTCAGGAGTCAAACGAACGCTACCTCGTCCTCTTCCCTCACACTCTGCTCATGCTTTCTGCTAGCCTGAGAATGAGTGGATTCATCTATCAG GGACGGATGCCACTGACAGGGATGCTCATCTCCAGAATAGAAGACGGGGAAACCCTGAAGAATGCATTTGAAATATCCG GTGGCCAGTGTGAGCGCATGCAGGTGGCATGTAACAGTCAGCAAGAACTACAGGACTGGCTCGACCTcctcaccaaacacacacacactccagcctcgcacacacactcgcacaagCCCCAGTCCGTCTGTCACACA CTGCCCTCTCACCCAGCCACTCCATCCAGACACTCGGAGTCTCGTGGAGCGAGTACAGGAAACACCTACCACACTCTTCCCCATCCTTCTTCATTTGGGTCcaccctcagcagcagcagtcccaTGTGGGGGCCCCTGGAGCAACCGAGCACCCCTAAACCCTGGAGCCTGAGCTGCCTTCGCCCTGCGCCTCCACTCCGGCCCTCAGCTGCTCTCTGCTTCAAGGAG GATATGAGTAAGAGTCCAAAGAACATGAAAAAGCTGCTACCTAAGAGAAAGCCAGAGAGGAAACCTTCAGAGGAGGACTTCACTGTCAGAAAAA GTACAGCGGCTCTAGAGGAGGACGCTCAGATACTGAAAGTGATCGAGGCCTATTGTACCAGCGCCAAGACACGACAGACTCTCAACTCCa GGTCCAGCAGGAAGGATGTACACATGTTGTTCCCGGACGAGGAGAAGATCATAGTGGAGGAGACCAGGAGCAACGGACAAACTGTGGTGGAGGAGAG GAGTCTGGTGGACACTGTGTACAGCCTGAAAGATGAGGTCCAGGAACTCAAACAG GACAacaagaggatgaagaggacactggaggaggagcagcGAGCGAGGAAAGAGCTGGAGAGGATTGTCAGGAGAGTCCTAAAGAGCATGAACGACCCAACCTGGGACGAGACTAACCTCTGA
- the LOC125885042 gene encoding rho guanine nucleotide exchange factor 7-like isoform X3: MNSAEQTVTWLITLGVLESPKKSISDPEAFLQTSLQDGAVLCKLLERLKPGTVDKFFQEPRGESECQRNITEFIKGCGAFGVEPFEVNDLLQGLNFSKVLNSLVALNKATEDLGVSEDSVCVPHSSHLRIKSFDSLNTQSRSSKVLQPQYRSLDMSEGSGCGHVLVKARFAFQQTNEDELSFSKGDIISVSRQEDGGWWEGSLNGNSGWFPSNYVRELKGSDKTLDKPKSGTLKSPPKGFDTTIISKTYYNVVLQNILEAESEYSRELQSLLGSYLRSLHPTDRLSSIDIGHIQGNLEEISTFQQMLVQSLEEHTKLPENQQRIGGFFLNLMPQMKILYVAYCSNHPSAVNILTQHSEELGEFMESKGASSPGILTLTTSLSKPFTRLERYPTLLKELDRHMEDQHPDRADLIAAMMDFKTLAAKCQEVRKKKDLELQILTEPIRNWEGDDIRTLGPVLHMSQATVHTQNCQESNERYLVLFPHTLLMLSASLRMSGFIYQGRMPLTGMLISRIEDGETLKNAFEISGGQCERMQVACNSQQELQDWLDLLTKHTHTPASHTHSHKPQSVCHTLPSHPATPSRHSESRGASTGNTYHTLPHPSSFGSTLSSSSPMWGPLEQPSTPKPWSLSCLRPAPPLRPSAALCFKEDMSKSPKNMKKLLPKRKPERKPSEEDFTVRKSTAALEEDAQILKVIEAYCTSAKTRQTLNSTWQGTDLMHNHVLADTSLTIAGFPGNLPCSDQSEDSDYDSLWTAHSYRTASFSRKISVKDVHMLFPDEEKIIVEETRSNGQTVVEERSLVDTVYSLKDEVQELKQDNKRMKRTLEEEQRARKELERIVRRVLKSMNDPTWDETNL; the protein is encoded by the exons ATGAATTCGGCCGAACAGACTGTAACGTGGCTCATCACACTGGGGGTCCTGGAGTCTCCCAAGAAGAGCATCTCGGATCCAGAGGCTTTCCTCCAAACGTCTCTGCAGGATGGAGCGGTGTTGTGCAAGCTGCTGGAGCGACTTAAACCCGGGACGGTGGACAAA TTTTTCCAGGAACCGAGGGGCGAAAGCGAGTGTCAGAGGAACATCACCGAGTTTATTAAAGGCTGCGGGGCTTTCGGTGTGGAG CCTTTTGAGGTCAATGACCTCCTGCAGGGACTCAACTTCTCCAAGGTCCTAAACTCCTTGGTTGCCCTCAACAAAGCTACTGAAG ATTTAGGAGTTTctgaggacagtgtgtgtgtgccgcaCTCCTCCCACTTGAGGATCAAGTCATTTGACTCTCTGAACACTCAGAGTCGCTCCTCCAAAGTGCTGCAGCCTCAGTACCGCAGCCTG gaCATGTCGGAGGGCAGTGGGTGCGGCCACGTGCTGGTCAAGGCGCGCTTTGCTTTCCAGCAGACCAATGAGGACGAACTCTCCTTCTCCAAGGGCGACATCATCAGCGTGAGCCGACAGGAGGACGGGGGCTGGTGGGAAGGCTCGCTCAATGGCAACTCTGGATGGTTCCCCAGCAACTATGTACGGGAGCTGAAGGGAAGCG ACAAGACATTAGACAAGCCAAAGTCTGGGACACTGAAAAGCCCCCCCAAAGGTTTtgacaccaccatcatcagTAAGACCTACTACAATGTG GTCCTGCAAAACATCCTGGAAGCAGAGAGTGAGTATTCGagggagctgcagagtctccTGGGCTCTTACCTGCGCTCACTTCACCCCACAGACAG ACTCAGCAGCATTGACATCGGTCACATTCAGGGAAATCTGGAGGAGATCTCGACCTTCCAGCAGATGTTGGTTCAGTCCTTGGAGGAGCATACAAA gcTCCCAGAGAACCAGCAGAGGATCGGGGGGTTCTTCTTGAATCTGATGCCCCAGATGAAGATCCTCTATGTGGCCTACTGCTCCAACCACCCGTCTGCAGTCAACATACTCACACAACACAG TGAGGAGCTAGGGGAGTTCATGGAGTCAAAGGGGGCGTCCAGTCCTGGGATCCTCACTCTGACCACCAGTCTGAGTAAACCCTTCACCAGACTGGAGAGATACCCAACGCTGCTGAAAGAGCTGGACAGACACATGGAG gACCAGCACCCTGACAGAGCTGATCTCATTGCTGCCATGATGGACTTTAAAACCCTTGCG GCTAAGTGCCAGGaggtgaggaagaagaaagaccTGGAGTTGCAGATATTAACGGAGCCAATCAGAAACTGGGAGGGGGATGACATCAGAACCCTCGGCCCTGTTCTCCACATGTCCCAGGCCACGGTCCACACGCAGAACTGTCAG GAGTCAAACGAACGCTACCTCGTCCTCTTCCCTCACACTCTGCTCATGCTTTCTGCTAGCCTGAGAATGAGTGGATTCATCTATCAG GGACGGATGCCACTGACAGGGATGCTCATCTCCAGAATAGAAGACGGGGAAACCCTGAAGAATGCATTTGAAATATCCG GTGGCCAGTGTGAGCGCATGCAGGTGGCATGTAACAGTCAGCAAGAACTACAGGACTGGCTCGACCTcctcaccaaacacacacacactccagcctcgcacacacactcgcacaagCCCCAGTCCGTCTGTCACACA CTGCCCTCTCACCCAGCCACTCCATCCAGACACTCGGAGTCTCGTGGAGCGAGTACAGGAAACACCTACCACACTCTTCCCCATCCTTCTTCATTTGGGTCcaccctcagcagcagcagtcccaTGTGGGGGCCCCTGGAGCAACCGAGCACCCCTAAACCCTGGAGCCTGAGCTGCCTTCGCCCTGCGCCTCCACTCCGGCCCTCAGCTGCTCTCTGCTTCAAGGAG GATATGAGTAAGAGTCCAAAGAACATGAAAAAGCTGCTACCTAAGAGAAAGCCAGAGAGGAAACCTTCAGAGGAGGACTTCACTGTCAGAAAAA GTACAGCGGCTCTAGAGGAGGACGCTCAGATACTGAAAGTGATCGAGGCCTATTGTACCAGCGCCAAGACACGACAGACTCTCAACTCCa CCTGGCAAGGGACCGACCTCATGCACAACCATGTGCTCGCTGACACCAGCCTCACCATCGCTGGTTTCCCCGGCAACCTGCCGTGTTCAGACCAGTCAGAGGACTCGGATTATGACAGTCTCTGGACCGCACATAGTTACAGGACTGCCTCATTTTCTCGTAAGATATCGGT GAAGGATGTACACATGTTGTTCCCGGACGAGGAGAAGATCATAGTGGAGGAGACCAGGAGCAACGGACAAACTGTGGTGGAGGAGAG GAGTCTGGTGGACACTGTGTACAGCCTGAAAGATGAGGTCCAGGAACTCAAACAG GACAacaagaggatgaagaggacactggaggaggagcagcGAGCGAGGAAAGAGCTGGAGAGGATTGTCAGGAGAGTCCTAAAGAGCATGAACGACCCAACCTGGGACGAGACTAACCTCTGA